TTGATAAACAGCAATGCGATGCCTTTAATAGCCTTTCCCCGTCTCTGACCTCAAATTTCTGCTTGAAAATACTCTTCTTCCCaccttctttaattttctttgcctcaaattttattgagtCTGAGAGACCAACCGACCTCACTGCAATCAACATATgattaatcatatttttctcTGAAGAAGAAGCTCATGATCATTGATTTATTCACTCATAAcgaaagaaaagaggagaaaagagTGCGGCTTATGATAATTAGAAGGAACGATTGTTAATTACCTCGGTCACGAATTATATTTGCAAGGGTCCTGCTTCCCCCAGTTGTATCCACTTCATCACCTGCACCAGCACGTCAAGGAATTAAAGCTGTCAACATAGAAATAATTTAGACTTAGAAATACTAATTTATGATCTGTGAAGAAGTTGGAGAAGAACCATGATGATCAGTGGAAGAGGTTGTTCCTGAGGGCTCAAAACATGGACGTGAAATGAACTTGGAAAGATGCATTTTGTCAAGCAGCACAAAAAATTTAAGTGCTCAGATCAGAAGAAGCTGAGAGGTTCTGGCTAAACTTTTACTTTTCTTCGGTCTTGATGCAAGAAAGTGCTCAGATCAGAAGAAGCTGAGACGTTTTGGCTAAACTTTTACTTTTCTTCGGTCTTGATGCAAGAGGGCGAGGTTAACGATTTTCTTCCAGCAGTCCCACCTTTGTATATAATGATTTTCTTCCAGC
The DNA window shown above is from Populus trichocarpa isolate Nisqually-1 chromosome 4, P.trichocarpa_v4.1, whole genome shotgun sequence and carries:
- the LOC127903904 gene encoding GEM-like protein 6 isoform X2 gives rise to the protein MHLSKFISRPCFEPSGTTSSTDHHGDEVDTTGGSRTLANIIRDRVRSVGLSDSIKFEAKKIKEGGKKSIFKQKFEVRDGERLLKASHCCLSTEAGPVAGLLFISTERVAFCSQKSVTFNSPDGLFEETDRKDHNYSKYWLQS